The following are encoded in a window of Flavobacterium cupriresistens genomic DNA:
- a CDS encoding N-acetylmuramoyl-L-alanine amidase: protein MEIKKDWLVPDTVTDKIKKLVSPNARYTIVPKFLVIHYTAGDTVESALNWFMTPQDKGNPDRIAAHIVVDVDGSITQLVPFNRRANHAGYSVWDKVSGFNDHSIGIEIVNPGYLEKLTDGSYRRRVGTDKNKKPVYKTYPATIASKLHVGNHKHKFWTDPDNHLWFKFPKAQLDAVYKLSGLLISQYELTTAIGHDDISPARKPDPGPAFPWDDFKIAVFGKTDTVGKIFKVTENGTNFRSGPSKENTPIKSLKKDYEVGLIETNSSWNKVYLVNDKKDVVNSDGGSKKEIGWIHNSLLVLKDI, encoded by the coding sequence ATGGAAATAAAAAAAGATTGGCTGGTTCCCGATACAGTCACAGATAAAATAAAAAAACTGGTTTCTCCAAACGCCCGTTATACTATTGTTCCTAAGTTTTTGGTTATTCATTATACTGCCGGTGATACCGTAGAATCTGCTTTAAATTGGTTTATGACTCCGCAAGACAAAGGAAATCCGGATCGAATTGCAGCGCATATTGTGGTAGATGTTGATGGTAGTATCACACAGTTGGTTCCCTTTAACAGAAGAGCCAATCATGCCGGTTACAGCGTGTGGGATAAAGTATCGGGATTTAATGATCATTCCATAGGGATCGAAATTGTTAATCCCGGGTACTTAGAAAAATTAACCGACGGAAGCTACCGCCGACGCGTTGGAACTGACAAAAATAAGAAACCGGTTTACAAGACCTACCCCGCTACTATTGCATCAAAACTGCATGTGGGTAACCATAAACACAAATTTTGGACCGATCCTGACAATCATCTATGGTTTAAATTCCCCAAAGCACAATTAGATGCCGTATACAAACTATCCGGTTTACTGATTAGTCAATATGAACTCACTACGGCTATTGGTCACGATGATATTTCACCGGCTCGAAAACCCGATCCGGGACCGGCATTCCCGTGGGACGACTTTAAAATTGCCGTATTTGGAAAAACAGATACTGTTGGAAAAATCTTTAAGGTTACAGAAAACGGAACTAATTTTAGAAGCGGTCCCTCAAAAGAAAATACGCCTATAAAAAGTCTGAAAAAGGATTATGAAGTAGGCCTCATTGAAACCAACAGTTCTTGGAACAAAGTTTATCTGGTAAATGACAAAAAAGACGTCGTTAATTCGGATGGCGGCAGTAAAAAAGAAATTGGATGGATACATAACTCCTTATTGGTTTTAAAGGATATTTAG
- a CDS encoding transposase gives MRDDDDMIDPFLNEIALFAFAKLAKWHERVSQSGFKPLNTISRTITNHYQTILN, from the coding sequence ATGAGAGACGATGATGATATGATAGACCCATTTCTAAATGAGATTGCATTATTCGCTTTTGCAAAATTAGCCAAATGGCATGAAAGAGTGAGTCAATCTGGATTTAAGCCTCTTAATACAATCTCCAGAACAATTACAAATCACTATCAGACTATTTTGAATTAA
- a CDS encoding NADP-dependent oxidoreductase: MKAFIIKSYKPKDGMTLVEVPEPKLQENDILVKVSAAGVNLLDSKIKSGEFKAMLPYKMPLILGHDVAGVVVKTGSGVKKFKIGDKVYSRPADFKIGTFAEFIAINENDAALKPTTISMEEAASIPLVGLTAWQALVEKAALKKGQKVFIQAGSGGVGTFAIQLAKHLGATVATTTSTTNIELVKSLGADIVIDYKKEDFETILKNYDVVLNSQDAVSLDKSLRILKPGGKLISISGPPDPEFAKEFRLNAVLKIVMFFLSYSTKKKAKRLGVYYSFLFMKASGEQLHQITELINSGIIRPVVDKVFPFNKANDAMTYVESGRAKGKVVIKVN, translated from the coding sequence ATGAAAGCATTTATAATAAAGAGTTATAAACCTAAAGACGGTATGACTCTGGTCGAAGTTCCGGAGCCAAAACTACAAGAAAACGATATTTTGGTTAAAGTAAGTGCAGCCGGAGTTAATCTGCTAGATTCTAAGATTAAAAGTGGTGAATTTAAAGCCATGCTTCCTTACAAAATGCCACTTATTTTAGGTCATGATGTGGCAGGAGTTGTGGTAAAAACAGGTTCTGGAGTAAAGAAGTTTAAAATAGGAGATAAAGTTTATTCGCGTCCAGCCGATTTTAAGATAGGTACTTTTGCTGAATTTATTGCCATTAATGAAAATGATGCCGCACTAAAACCAACAACTATTTCGATGGAAGAAGCGGCCTCAATTCCGTTAGTTGGGTTAACAGCTTGGCAGGCATTAGTTGAAAAAGCCGCTTTAAAAAAAGGACAAAAAGTATTTATTCAGGCAGGTTCTGGCGGCGTAGGAACTTTTGCGATTCAGCTGGCCAAACATTTAGGAGCTACAGTTGCCACGACAACCAGCACTACAAATATTGAATTGGTAAAAAGCCTTGGTGCAGATATTGTTATTGATTACAAAAAAGAAGATTTTGAAACCATTCTTAAAAATTATGATGTTGTTTTAAACAGTCAAGATGCTGTCAGTCTAGATAAATCCCTTCGGATATTAAAACCAGGAGGAAAACTAATATCAATTTCAGGTCCACCAGATCCGGAATTTGCAAAAGAATTTAGACTCAATGCCGTATTAAAAATAGTGATGTTTTTTCTGAGTTACAGTACTAAGAAAAAAGCAAAACGATTAGGAGTATATTATTCGTTTCTTTTTATGAAAGCAAGCGGGGAGCAGCTTCATCAAATTACAGAACTCATCAATTCTGGAATTATACGCCCGGTAGTAGACAAAGTATTTCCATTTAATAAAGCTAACGATGCTATGACTTATGTAGAAAGCGGACGTGCTAAAGGGAAAGTTGTGATTAAGGTTAATTAA
- a CDS encoding SDR family oxidoreductase, with translation MFWLENQKSSQINYKTENNLDLNLSLEIELIGKCKIMVLKDKVILITGGGSGIGLEAAKQFLRQGAKVIITARNQEKLDSAKKAHPSLIAIKSDAGKEEDAIALFNHIRGLGGIDILYHNAGVLSPLLNLALTDERHSKNAAYEIEVNYLGVIRLNNLFMDMLQSRRESAIINTTSLLRYVPSIVEPTYSASKAALGFYTESLRKHLQILNSRVKVFELLPPVVATEMTADRTGKKLTTEEFVKEFINALKKDHYTIRIGDTKALYLLNRFFPQLAYALVNPKNSYKLLQK, from the coding sequence ATGTTTTGGTTGGAGAATCAAAAAAGTTCGCAGATAAATTATAAAACTGAAAATAACTTAGATCTAAATCTTTCATTAGAGATTGAATTAATAGGAAAATGTAAAATTATGGTACTAAAGGATAAAGTGATATTAATTACCGGCGGAGGTTCTGGAATAGGTCTTGAGGCTGCAAAACAATTCTTGCGGCAAGGTGCAAAAGTTATTATTACGGCTAGAAATCAAGAGAAGCTTGATAGTGCAAAAAAAGCACATCCAAGTTTAATTGCTATAAAAAGTGATGCCGGAAAGGAAGAAGATGCGATTGCTCTTTTCAATCATATAAGAGGATTGGGCGGAATTGATATTTTATATCATAATGCAGGAGTGTTAAGTCCGCTTTTAAATTTAGCTCTTACAGATGAAAGACATAGCAAGAATGCTGCCTATGAAATTGAGGTTAATTATCTTGGCGTAATTCGCTTAAATAATCTTTTTATGGATATGCTCCAATCACGAAGAGAAAGCGCCATTATTAATACAACCTCGCTTCTTCGTTATGTACCTTCAATTGTAGAACCAACGTATTCTGCGAGTAAAGCGGCATTAGGTTTTTATACAGAATCGCTGCGTAAACATTTACAGATTTTAAACAGTCGTGTAAAAGTTTTTGAACTTCTTCCTCCAGTTGTTGCTACCGAAATGACTGCAGATAGAACAGGTAAAAAACTAACAACAGAAGAGTTTGTAAAAGAGTTTATTAATGCTTTAAAGAAAGATCATTATACGATTCGAATAGGAGATACAAAAGCTTTGTATTTGTTAAATAGATTCTTTCCTCAATTAGCGTATGCTTTAGTTAATCCTAAAAACAGCTATAAATTATTACAAAAATAA
- a CDS encoding SDR family oxidoreductase — MKTTNNTIFISGGSAGIGLAFAKKLSAAGNKVIINGRNEERLQNALKELDNAVAIQGDLSVAEDRIRIAKELTTQYPEVNIIINNAGAAFMNDLSDSKNNAAEKAFQEINTNYLSVIDFTQLVLPHLIQQKDAAIVNITSIAVFRGNKYLPTYSASKAALHLYTQGLRDSFEENPNLNVYEVYPPLVNTEFSAEIGGANGISPSEVADELFLALEKNQFDVLVGESKKFADKL, encoded by the coding sequence ATGAAAACAACTAATAATACAATATTTATTTCAGGCGGTAGCGCTGGAATTGGATTAGCATTTGCAAAAAAATTAAGTGCCGCAGGAAATAAAGTGATCATCAATGGGCGTAATGAAGAACGTTTACAAAACGCATTGAAAGAATTAGACAATGCTGTTGCAATACAAGGAGATTTATCTGTGGCAGAAGATCGTATTCGAATTGCAAAAGAATTAACAACACAATATCCAGAGGTAAATATTATTATCAATAATGCCGGTGCTGCCTTTATGAATGATTTAAGCGACAGCAAAAACAATGCTGCCGAAAAAGCATTTCAGGAAATTAATACTAATTATTTAAGTGTTATCGATTTTACACAATTGGTATTGCCACATTTAATACAGCAAAAAGATGCAGCAATTGTAAATATTACTTCGATTGCAGTTTTTAGAGGGAATAAATACCTGCCAACTTATTCTGCAAGTAAAGCTGCATTACATCTTTATACACAAGGTTTAAGAGATTCATTTGAAGAAAATCCTAATCTAAATGTTTATGAAGTTTATCCACCCTTGGTGAATACAGAATTTTCTGCTGAGATTGGTGGTGCAAACGGAATTTCACCTTCAGAAGTTGCAGATGAATTATTCTTGGCATTAGAGAAAAATCAGTTTGATGTTTTGGTTGGAGAATCAAAAAAGTTCGCAGATAAATTATAA
- a CDS encoding TetR/AcrR family transcriptional regulator, which produces MLTKAERTKQFILETAAPIFNQKGIAGASIDDVLEAAKLTKGCLYGHFESKEDLSIQVVNYMLDYNGLRLVAAINKAKTAKTKVFAYLDFYKDPLETNIKGGCPVFNMAVESDDTFPIIKERVAGVIRNGQDLFVEILNKGILDGEFTNKLEPEIYAFKAVAAVEGALVLCRTMNTAKPMQGLIKNLKEELEQFVI; this is translated from the coding sequence ATGTTAACTAAAGCGGAAAGAACAAAGCAATTTATACTTGAAACTGCAGCTCCTATTTTTAATCAAAAAGGAATTGCAGGCGCGAGCATTGATGATGTACTTGAAGCTGCTAAGTTGACAAAAGGCTGTCTTTATGGGCATTTTGAAAGTAAAGAAGATTTGTCTATTCAGGTAGTAAATTACATGCTTGATTATAACGGATTGCGATTAGTAGCGGCTATTAATAAAGCTAAAACGGCTAAAACTAAGGTTTTTGCTTATTTGGATTTTTATAAAGATCCATTAGAAACCAATATAAAAGGCGGATGTCCAGTGTTTAATATGGCCGTAGAGTCAGATGATACTTTTCCAATAATCAAAGAAAGAGTGGCTGGCGTGATCAGAAATGGACAGGATTTATTTGTCGAAATTTTAAACAAAGGTATCTTAGATGGTGAGTTTACAAATAAGTTAGAACCCGAAATCTATGCTTTCAAAGCAGTTGCAGCCGTTGAAGGCGCTTTGGTTTTGTGTAGAACTATGAATACCGCTAAACCTATGCAAGGCCTTATTAAAAATTTGAAGGAAGAATTAGAACAGTTTGTAATCTGA
- a CDS encoding helix-turn-helix domain-containing protein, which translates to MKTVKFHKTECGVEVLLNVLHGDMLSERYLERDTYNTDFFEILLFKTAKGSLILNQQKINITDNTIVFISPFQKRQWTLEREGLDYTVLVFQENFLNDFFSDKFFTYRLLYFYQLNYPLNISIGREEVQKAFDQLMEIKYELVNSKTDSIHIIRSLTYYLLLKFNRMYAGANNLSIDRAENNFAYQFKQLVEIHIRQKQRIDYYADLLNVSRITINSCVKKQFNVTATELLKQRLLFEIKNDLIHSGKTIAEIAYDLHFSEPGHLMRFFKTQTGITSSQFLSDYQNGIFS; encoded by the coding sequence ATGAAAACAGTTAAATTTCATAAAACAGAATGTGGTGTTGAAGTGCTTCTCAACGTATTGCACGGCGATATGCTGAGTGAGAGATATTTGGAGCGAGATACTTACAATACTGATTTTTTTGAAATATTACTTTTTAAGACTGCCAAGGGATCCCTGATTTTAAATCAGCAGAAAATCAATATAACTGACAATACAATTGTTTTTATTTCTCCTTTTCAAAAAAGGCAATGGACCTTGGAGAGAGAGGGATTGGATTATACTGTTCTGGTTTTTCAGGAAAATTTTCTTAATGATTTTTTTTCGGACAAATTCTTTACGTATCGGCTACTTTATTTTTATCAATTAAATTATCCTTTAAATATTAGTATTGGAAGGGAAGAAGTTCAAAAAGCATTTGACCAGCTTATGGAAATCAAATACGAACTTGTTAATAGCAAAACAGACAGTATTCATATCATACGATCTCTTACTTATTATTTGCTTTTGAAGTTTAACAGAATGTATGCTGGTGCAAATAATCTTTCTATAGATAGGGCAGAAAATAATTTCGCTTACCAGTTTAAACAATTAGTAGAAATACATATCAGGCAGAAGCAACGCATTGACTATTATGCAGATTTATTAAATGTTAGCAGGATTACAATTAACTCTTGTGTAAAAAAGCAGTTTAATGTTACCGCGACAGAGCTCTTAAAACAGAGACTGCTTTTTGAAATAAAGAATGACCTGATACATTCTGGAAAAACTATTGCTGAGATAGCCTACGATCTTCATTTTTCAGAACCTGGACATTTGATGCGATTTTTTAAAACCCAGACAGGAATAACCAGCAGCCAGTTCCTCTCAGATTACCAAAATGGTATATTTTCATAG
- a CDS encoding cysteine hydrolase family protein, with the protein MNKALLLIDIQKEYFENGALELVNPIVASENAKKLLEHFRKENGTIVHVQHLSGEGVPFFVPGTKGVEIHENVKPLEEEKVITKQFPNSFRDTDLLEYLQSKKITHLVIAGMMTHMCIDAGTRAAVDYGFECTVIGDACATMNLQINDQDVKAADVHNAFLAALEFFYAKITTTEEYLLS; encoded by the coding sequence ATGAATAAGGCACTATTATTAATTGATATACAGAAAGAATATTTTGAAAATGGGGCATTAGAACTTGTAAATCCTATTGTTGCAAGTGAAAACGCAAAGAAACTATTGGAGCATTTTAGAAAAGAAAATGGGACTATTGTTCATGTTCAGCACCTATCGGGAGAAGGTGTTCCCTTTTTTGTTCCCGGTACAAAAGGGGTGGAAATTCATGAAAATGTAAAACCGCTGGAAGAGGAGAAAGTAATTACGAAACAGTTTCCTAATAGTTTTAGGGATACTGATTTATTGGAATATCTGCAGTCAAAGAAGATAACACATTTGGTAATCGCGGGAATGATGACTCACATGTGCATTGACGCAGGAACAAGAGCTGCTGTTGATTATGGATTTGAATGTACAGTAATTGGAGATGCCTGTGCTACAATGAATCTTCAAATAAATGATCAAGATGTAAAAGCCGCGGATGTTCATAATGCATTTTTGGCGGCATTAGAATTCTTTTACGCAAAAATTACTACAACAGAAGAATATCTGCTTTCGTAA
- a CDS encoding dihydrofolate reductase family protein — protein MGYFVEQANLKGNLILGRKTYEVMQQFPGGLKAFFPNVEIVLMSHSKISAEGFTVVNNPEEAINYLSEKGFKEIIVGGGVQVYNEFLDRELVTDVYFNFVPMIIGNGGIIGNSDELNTKFKIVDNKLLTKNIAQIHLVKI, from the coding sequence TTGGGTTATTTTGTAGAGCAGGCAAATCTAAAGGGAAATCTTATTCTTGGCAGAAAAACTTATGAAGTTATGCAGCAATTTCCAGGAGGACTAAAAGCATTTTTTCCTAATGTAGAGATTGTATTGATGTCACATTCGAAGATCTCGGCAGAAGGCTTCACAGTGGTAAATAATCCTGAAGAAGCGATTAATTACCTAAGTGAAAAGGGATTTAAAGAAATTATAGTAGGAGGAGGAGTGCAAGTCTACAACGAATTTCTTGATAGGGAATTAGTAACTGATGTGTATTTTAATTTTGTTCCAATGATTATTGGAAATGGTGGAATTATAGGTAATTCAGATGAATTGAATACGAAATTTAAGATTGTTGATAATAAACTTCTAACAAAGAATATTGCCCAGATTCATCTAGTAAAAATTTAA
- a CDS encoding ABC transporter permease — protein sequence MKVLGFILQKEFRQIFRDKTILAMMFAMPIIQLIIMPLAANFEVKNVNVAYVDNDHSSYSLKLINKIAASGYFKIAGSPSSYREGLKMIEDGDADLVLEIPAGFERNLVREGSQKVNLSVDAINGTKSSLGGGYLMAVIADFNSSLAINFKSPQGTAQAQRASIEIDSSNWYNPRAEYKYYMVPGILVLLLTLIGGFITALNIVREKEIGTIEQINVTPIKKWEFILGKLIPFWIVGMIVFTVGLVVMYVIYGIFPKGSLLVLYLFAAVYLIALLGLGLLISTFADTQLQAMFIAFFFMMIFMLMSGFFTSTDSMPDWAKQISNFTPVTHFISVVRLIVLKGSRFSEVKNELFYLIGFAFLLNGLAIYNYRKTS from the coding sequence GTGAAAGTATTAGGATTCATATTACAGAAAGAGTTCCGCCAGATCTTTAGAGATAAAACGATCCTGGCCATGATGTTCGCTATGCCGATAATTCAGCTCATCATCATGCCATTGGCGGCCAATTTTGAAGTTAAAAATGTCAATGTGGCTTATGTCGATAATGATCATAGTTCTTATTCTCTAAAATTAATCAATAAGATTGCAGCTTCAGGTTATTTTAAAATTGCGGGTAGTCCAAGTTCATACCGTGAGGGATTGAAAATGATTGAAGACGGGGATGCAGATCTGGTTTTGGAAATTCCAGCTGGTTTTGAACGAAATCTTGTTAGAGAAGGAAGTCAGAAAGTAAATCTTTCCGTTGATGCTATTAACGGAACTAAATCTTCTTTAGGAGGAGGTTATTTAATGGCTGTTATTGCAGATTTCAATAGTTCATTAGCTATAAATTTTAAATCACCTCAAGGTACTGCACAGGCACAAAGAGCAAGTATTGAAATTGATTCCTCCAATTGGTATAATCCCAGAGCAGAATATAAATATTATATGGTTCCGGGCATTTTGGTTTTACTTCTTACTCTTATTGGAGGTTTTATTACAGCACTTAATATCGTACGAGAAAAAGAAATTGGTACCATTGAGCAAATCAATGTGACACCAATTAAAAAGTGGGAGTTTATCCTGGGAAAACTAATCCCGTTTTGGATCGTTGGTATGATTGTCTTTACCGTGGGATTGGTGGTCATGTACGTTATCTATGGGATTTTTCCAAAGGGAAGCTTATTGGTTTTATATCTTTTTGCGGCAGTTTATTTAATTGCCCTGTTGGGATTAGGTCTTCTTATTTCCACATTTGCTGACACACAACTGCAGGCGATGTTTATAGCTTTTTTCTTTATGATGATTTTTATGCTGATGAGCGGATTTTTTACCAGCACTGACAGTATGCCTGATTGGGCAAAACAAATTTCTAATTTCACACCTGTCACTCATTTTATATCAGTGGTTCGACTAATTGTACTTAAGGGCAGCAGGTTTTCAGAAGTTAAAAATGAATTGTTTTATTTAATTGGTTTTGCTTTCCTGCTCAATGGACTCGCGATCTACAATTACAGAAAAACAAGCTAG
- a CDS encoding ABC transporter permease translates to MKQLFAFIRKEFYHVFRDRRTLLILFGLPIMQIVLFGFALSSEVKNIGISIQDNAKDAASQQIIAKIQSSSYFHVKEPILNYTEIESKFRTGDIKCAVIFPANFGSDLFKKVGGKIQIIADASDPNTATIVTTYLTSIINNYQQELNPTTNISYRIIPEIRQLYNEEQNGSLNFIPGVIALIFMIVSTALTSVAVVREKELGTMEILLVSPFKPILVLVAKAIPYLVLSLIDFIIILLLSVFLLHVEIKGSLLLLFAESILFIITCLSLGLLISNLTNSQQTAMLVSMMGMMLPTMLLTGFMFPIENMPWIFRVISHIIPSRYYYAIVKAVMLKGLGFSYVWKETLVLIGMTIVLLTLALKNFKIRLS, encoded by the coding sequence ATGAAACAGCTATTTGCATTTATCAGAAAAGAATTTTATCACGTATTCAGGGATCGCAGAACCCTGCTTATACTTTTTGGTTTACCCATTATGCAAATTGTGCTTTTTGGTTTTGCACTGAGCAGCGAGGTTAAAAATATTGGGATTAGTATTCAGGATAACGCCAAAGATGCGGCATCACAGCAGATTATTGCAAAAATCCAATCTAGTTCGTATTTTCATGTAAAAGAACCAATTTTAAATTATACCGAAATTGAAAGTAAATTTCGAACCGGAGATATCAAATGTGCTGTAATTTTTCCAGCCAATTTTGGCTCAGACCTGTTTAAAAAAGTGGGCGGTAAAATACAGATTATTGCGGATGCTTCAGATCCGAACACAGCAACAATTGTAACTACTTATCTAACATCCATAATTAATAATTACCAGCAGGAACTCAATCCTACTACAAATATTTCGTACCGTATAATTCCAGAGATAAGGCAGCTTTACAATGAAGAACAAAACGGTTCGCTAAATTTTATACCAGGAGTTATTGCGCTTATTTTTATGATTGTAAGTACAGCGCTAACTTCTGTAGCGGTTGTTCGTGAAAAAGAATTAGGTACTATGGAAATCTTATTGGTATCACCTTTCAAACCTATTTTGGTCTTGGTAGCCAAAGCAATTCCTTATTTGGTATTATCGCTTATCGATTTTATAATTATACTTCTACTTTCGGTATTTTTATTGCATGTTGAAATTAAAGGTAGTCTGCTGTTATTATTTGCTGAGAGTATATTATTTATCATTACTTGCTTGTCTTTGGGGCTATTGATTTCCAATTTGACCAATTCACAGCAGACAGCAATGCTGGTTTCGATGATGGGAATGATGCTGCCTACTATGCTTCTAACAGGATTTATGTTTCCAATAGAAAATATGCCTTGGATTTTTCGTGTGATTTCGCATATTATCCCATCACGTTATTATTATGCAATTGTTAAAGCCGTAATGCTCAAGGGCCTCGGGTTTTCTTATGTATGGAAGGAGACTCTCGTTTTAATAGGTATGACAATAGTGTTGTTAACTCTTGCTTTGAAAAATTTTAAAATCAGACTCTCGTGA
- a CDS encoding ABC transporter ATP-binding protein, translated as MDNKAIVCKNLTKQFGDFKAVDGISFEVEKGEIFGFLGANGAGKTTAMRILCGLSFPTSGAATVAGFDVYKQQEQIKKNIGYMSQKFSLYDNLTILENIEFYGGVYGVSRDEIKRRSADLVKTLGLEKEATKLVGGLPLGWKQKLAFSVAIFHRPQIVFLDEPTGGVDPLTRRQFWDMIYKAADDGITVFVTTHYMDEAEYCNRITVMVDGRVEALDTPTNLKKQFNTHSMDEVFYQLARGAKRSGD; from the coding sequence ATGGACAATAAAGCGATAGTTTGTAAAAATTTAACCAAACAGTTTGGCGATTTTAAAGCCGTTGATGGAATTTCTTTCGAAGTAGAGAAAGGGGAAATCTTTGGCTTTCTAGGCGCCAACGGTGCTGGGAAAACTACTGCCATGCGTATTCTTTGCGGACTGTCCTTTCCTACTTCTGGTGCTGCCACCGTTGCGGGATTTGATGTTTACAAACAACAAGAACAGATTAAAAAAAATATTGGATACATGAGTCAAAAATTTTCTTTGTATGATAATCTAACCATATTAGAGAATATTGAATTTTATGGCGGCGTGTACGGTGTTTCGCGAGATGAAATAAAAAGGCGCAGTGCAGATTTGGTCAAAACTTTAGGTCTTGAAAAAGAAGCCACAAAATTAGTGGGTGGATTACCGCTGGGGTGGAAACAAAAACTGGCTTTTTCAGTAGCGATATTTCACCGACCACAAATCGTTTTTTTGGATGAACCTACCGGAGGTGTTGACCCATTAACCAGACGTCAGTTTTGGGATATGATTTATAAAGCAGCAGACGATGGAATAACCGTTTTTGTGACTACACACTATATGGATGAAGCTGAATACTGCAACAGAATAACTGTTATGGTTGATGGAAGGGTAGAGGCTTTGGATACACCAACAAACTTAAAAAAACAGTTCAATACGCATTCTATGGATGAAGTTTTTTATCAACTGGCAAGAGGAGCCAAAAGATCCGGAGATTAA
- a CDS encoding ABC transporter ATP-binding protein has product MISVSVKNITKTYGELKAVDNVSFEVEKGELFGLIGPDGAGKTSLFRILTTLLLADSGTATVEGHDVVKDYQAIRNKVGYMPGRFSLYQDLTVAENLNFFATIFGTTIEENYDLIKDIYEQIKPFSDRRAGKLSGGMKQKLALCCALIHKPEVLFLDEPTTGVDVVSRKEFWEMLDKLKKQNISIVVSTPYMDEAKLCDRIALIQNGKIMSVDKPETIVLNYPKVLFAVKAKIIYKLLDNLRLDPEVESCYAFGEYLHLTLKNDDDNEKTVQQIAKKYNPDELEVMAITPTIEDSFIRLMREQQSTNDIIPTSNGQ; this is encoded by the coding sequence ATGATTTCAGTAAGTGTAAAAAATATAACCAAAACATACGGTGAACTCAAAGCGGTTGACAATGTTTCGTTTGAGGTAGAAAAGGGAGAACTCTTTGGCTTGATTGGTCCAGATGGTGCAGGAAAAACATCATTGTTCAGAATCCTTACCACCTTACTTCTTGCTGACAGTGGAACAGCAACAGTTGAAGGTCATGATGTAGTGAAAGATTATCAGGCAATCCGAAATAAAGTTGGTTACATGCCCGGACGTTTTTCTTTGTATCAGGATTTGACTGTTGCAGAGAATTTAAATTTTTTCGCTACTATTTTTGGCACTACCATTGAAGAAAATTACGATTTAATTAAAGACATCTACGAGCAGATTAAACCTTTCAGCGATCGAAGAGCCGGAAAATTATCTGGCGGTATGAAACAGAAACTGGCTTTATGCTGTGCCTTAATTCATAAACCCGAAGTTTTGTTTTTGGACGAGCCAACGACCGGTGTTGATGTGGTTTCCCGAAAGGAATTCTGGGAAATGCTCGATAAATTAAAAAAACAGAATATCAGTATTGTGGTTTCTACTCCATACATGGATGAAGCCAAACTTTGTGACCGTATTGCACTGATTCAAAATGGAAAAATCATGAGCGTTGATAAACCTGAAACGATTGTTCTGAATTATCCAAAAGTGCTTTTTGCTGTTAAAGCTAAAATCATTTATAAACTTTTGGACAATCTTCGTTTAGATCCTGAAGTGGAAAGCTGTTATGCATTTGGCGAATACCTTCACCTGACCTTAAAAAATGATGATGACAATGAAAAGACAGTTCAGCAAATAGCCAAAAAATACAATCCTGATGAACTGGAAGTAATGGCAATAACGCCAACTATAGAGGACAGTTTTATAAGACTTATGCGCGAACAACAAAGTACAAACGATATAATACCAACCTCCAATGGACAATAA